One genomic window of Arthrobacter sp. KBS0703 includes the following:
- a CDS encoding aminotransferase class V-fold PLP-dependent enzyme: MQAADIRELFPGLKDTIYLNTASMNVGCAPARKAYERAVERWSAGRFDWMEAERAGEDARAMFAEIVGATAGEIAIVPAVSTAAGIVAANLPPAKRGENIVVAENEFASNYYPWLLLRERGYRVRTVAPAGNGVTAETFSQAADGRTRLIAVSAVHSANGYRADLAALSRVAASSGAWFFVDACQAAGAVPLDVVRDGMDFLAAASHKFLLGSRGMGYLYVRRELLDRLQPIVPGWKAARKPAESFYGPAMDLSPTASKLDASLAWFPALADQAALGIFRRFGISALLERNARLARRLQGALAAERSSFHPFPDQQRSTIVSVPVSDTEAVMARFSQANVVASVRAGRIRLAVHFYNQEEELDRVAELIGRA, encoded by the coding sequence ATGCAAGCCGCGGACATACGCGAGCTCTTTCCTGGACTCAAAGACACCATTTACCTCAACACGGCCAGCATGAACGTCGGCTGCGCCCCCGCAAGGAAGGCCTACGAACGAGCGGTCGAGCGCTGGTCCGCCGGCCGGTTCGACTGGATGGAAGCCGAGCGAGCAGGGGAGGACGCCCGCGCCATGTTCGCGGAGATTGTCGGTGCCACGGCCGGGGAGATCGCCATCGTTCCGGCCGTGAGCACAGCGGCGGGGATTGTGGCGGCCAACCTGCCGCCCGCGAAGCGCGGCGAGAATATCGTGGTCGCCGAGAACGAATTCGCCTCGAACTACTATCCTTGGCTCCTGCTCCGGGAGCGCGGCTACCGGGTCCGCACCGTGGCGCCGGCTGGGAACGGAGTGACGGCCGAGACGTTTAGCCAAGCCGCCGACGGCCGGACCCGGCTGATAGCCGTGAGCGCCGTGCATTCGGCCAACGGGTACCGGGCCGATCTGGCAGCGCTCAGCCGGGTCGCTGCCAGTTCCGGCGCCTGGTTCTTCGTCGACGCCTGCCAGGCGGCCGGCGCGGTGCCGCTTGATGTGGTGCGCGACGGCATGGATTTCCTGGCGGCCGCCAGCCACAAGTTCCTTCTCGGATCAAGGGGCATGGGCTACCTCTATGTCCGCCGCGAGCTGCTCGACCGCCTCCAACCCATCGTTCCTGGCTGGAAGGCCGCCCGGAAGCCGGCCGAGAGCTTCTACGGACCTGCCATGGACCTGTCGCCCACGGCGTCGAAGCTGGACGCCTCCCTGGCGTGGTTTCCTGCCCTGGCCGATCAGGCGGCGCTCGGTATCTTCCGCCGGTTCGGAATCAGTGCTCTTCTCGAACGCAATGCCCGGCTGGCCCGACGCCTGCAGGGCGCGCTGGCGGCGGAGAGATCCTCCTTCCACCCATTCCCTGACCAGCAGCGCTCTACCATCGTCTCCGTCCCCGTAAGCGACACCGAAGCGGTAATGGCCCGGTTCAGCCAAGCCAACGTAGTGGCTTCGGTCCGTGCCGGCAGGATTCGACTGGCGGTACATTTCTACAATCAGGAGGAGGAACTCGATCGCGTGGCCGAGCTGATAGGACGCGCGTGA
- a CDS encoding ATP-dependent DNA ligase, which produces MRRARQPLWAQQNRYFPELTEAIAAAVPPECVVDGEAVIWSGDQLDFSALQQRLGASPKALPGLVREAPANYVAFDVLAVAGHDAWDLPLHQRRTLLEELATGWEPPLSLSPTTTDPDVAAQWFEELPRTGIEGLIIKGTDQPYTPGVRSWLKLKHRETVEVVCGAVIGPITRPSEVVAGLVLDGELRIVGRSSPLKGAEARELARWLRPPPRPSSLARHRERHDAGQVQPGQGTCRPHTGRTGGRGSLGRHGLVGPLLPARTPLAPGTSGVASG; this is translated from the coding sequence ATGCGACGTGCCCGACAGCCCCTTTGGGCCCAACAGAACCGGTACTTCCCCGAATTAACCGAAGCCATCGCGGCCGCCGTCCCGCCAGAGTGCGTGGTCGACGGCGAAGCCGTGATCTGGTCCGGTGACCAGCTGGACTTCTCCGCCTTGCAGCAACGTCTGGGAGCCAGCCCGAAAGCACTTCCCGGACTGGTCCGGGAGGCGCCTGCCAACTACGTCGCGTTCGACGTCCTTGCGGTGGCCGGACATGATGCCTGGGACCTGCCGCTGCACCAGCGCCGGACGCTGTTGGAAGAACTCGCCACCGGCTGGGAGCCTCCGCTGTCCCTCTCCCCTACCACCACCGACCCCGACGTCGCCGCACAGTGGTTTGAAGAGCTGCCGCGCACAGGGATCGAAGGGCTGATCATCAAAGGCACAGACCAGCCATACACCCCAGGGGTCCGCTCGTGGCTGAAGCTGAAGCACCGGGAAACCGTGGAGGTCGTCTGCGGGGCGGTGATTGGACCGATCACCCGACCCTCCGAGGTCGTGGCCGGGCTGGTCCTGGACGGTGAGCTGCGGATCGTCGGCCGCTCCAGCCCGCTGAAAGGAGCAGAGGCCCGGGAACTGGCGCGCTGGCTGCGACCGCCCCCGCGGCCATCATCCCTGGCCCGCCACCGTGAAAGGCACGACGCTGGACAGGTTCAACCGGGACAAGGAACCTGTCGTCCTCACACTGGTCGAACCGGCGGTCGTGGAAGTCTCGGCCGACACGGCCTGGTCGGGCCGCTCCTTCCGGCACGCACCCCGCTTGCTCCGGGTACGTCCGGAGTTGCATCCGGATGA
- a CDS encoding SOS response-associated peptidase, which translates to MCGRYVMSKATGDLLSYFDAKEVEGTPPPPSWNVAPTQDVPIVAERLDEGTIERHLLVAQWGLVPSWAKDIKIGNKLINARSETILEKPSFRKAAVKRRAIVPADGYFEWQKTEDGKKIPNYLYSENEPLLGFAGLYEFWADPQLPEDDPARWLLSCTVLTTTTQDALGHVHDRSPVIIPRDRFAEWLDPDLTDKNDVQHLLDSLPEPTLTPRIVSTRVNSVRNNGPELIETAD; encoded by the coding sequence ATGTGCGGCAGATATGTGATGTCCAAGGCCACCGGGGACCTTCTGAGCTACTTCGATGCCAAGGAGGTGGAGGGCACGCCTCCCCCGCCGAGCTGGAATGTGGCACCCACCCAGGATGTGCCGATAGTGGCAGAGCGGCTGGATGAGGGCACCATCGAGCGGCATCTGCTCGTAGCCCAATGGGGCTTGGTGCCGTCCTGGGCCAAGGACATCAAGATCGGCAACAAACTGATCAATGCCCGCAGCGAGACCATCCTGGAAAAGCCGTCGTTCCGCAAGGCGGCCGTGAAACGCCGGGCAATCGTACCTGCGGACGGTTACTTTGAGTGGCAGAAGACCGAGGACGGCAAGAAGATCCCGAACTACCTGTACTCCGAGAACGAGCCTTTGCTGGGCTTCGCCGGCCTGTACGAGTTCTGGGCTGATCCACAGCTGCCTGAGGATGACCCGGCACGGTGGCTGCTCAGCTGCACGGTGCTGACCACCACCACGCAGGACGCCCTGGGGCATGTCCACGACCGTTCCCCGGTCATCATCCCGCGGGACCGCTTCGCTGAGTGGCTCGACCCGGACCTTACTGACAAGAACGACGTCCAGCACCTGCTGGACTCCCTGCCTGAGCCGACTCTGACGCCAAGGATTGTCAGCACGAGAGTGAACAGCGTCCGGAACAACGGGCCTGAGCTCATCGAGACGGCCGACTGA